The following coding sequences lie in one Arachis ipaensis cultivar K30076 chromosome B03, Araip1.1, whole genome shotgun sequence genomic window:
- the LOC107628836 gene encoding epimerase family protein SDR39U1 homolog, chloroplastic isoform X1, which translates to METLSWSHNVSSSLHLPLPHSVSNSPPFQSSPLFYQTCQVRRFRICCTSHQTSKRNQMIISVTGATGFIGRRLVQRLHADKHSVHVLTRSRSKAEAIFPVKDFPGIKIAEESEWKNSIQGSTGVVNLAGMPISTRWSSEIKTEIKQSRIRVTSKVVELINSAPEDIRPKVFVSATAVGYYGTSETQVFDEQSPSGNDYLAEVCREWESTALKVNGDVRVALIRIGVVLGKDGGALAKMIPLFKMFAGGPIGSGKQWFSWIHLDDIVNLIYEALINPSYEGVINGTAPNPVRFAELCDQLGYALGRPSWLPVPDFALKAVLGEGASVVLEGQRVLPNQAKKLGFPFKYSYVKDALKSILS; encoded by the exons ATGGAGACTCTGAGTTGGTCTCACAATGTCTCTTCTTCTCTTCACCTACCCCTACCCCACTCCGTAAGTAATTCTCCACCTTTTCAATCTTCTCCATTGTTTTACCAGACCTGCCAGGTTAGGAGGTTCAGGATTTGCTGCACCTCTCATCAAACTTCCAAG AGGAATCAGATGATCATATCTGTAACTGGGGCAACAGGTTTTATAGGTAGAAGGTTGGTGCAAAGGCTTCACGCAG ACAAGCATAGTGTTCATGTCTTGACACGCTCTAGATCTAAAGCTGAAGCAATTTTCCCGG TGAAAGACTTTCCAGGAATTAAGATTGCGGAGGAGTCGGAATGGAAGAATAGCATTCAGGGCTCAACAGGGGTGGTAAACTTGGCTGGAATGCCCATAAGTACCAGATGGTCTTCGGAG ATAAAAACAGAAATCAAGCAGAGCAGGATTAGAGTAACATCAAAA GTTGTAGAATTGATAAACAGTGCGCCAGAGGATATTCGACCTAAAGTTTTCGTTAGTGCAACAGCTGTTGGTTACTATG GCACCAGTGAGACACAAGTGTTTGATGAACAAAGTCCATCAGGAAATGATTACTTGGCCGAG GTATGTCGAGAATGGGAATCAACAGCCTTAAAAGTAAACGGGGATGTTAGAGTAGCTCTAATTCGCATTGGTGTTGTTCTTGGTAAAGATGGTGGAGCACTAG CTAAAATGATACCTCTCTTCAAGATGTTTGCTGGTGGACCTATAGGCTCTGGAAAACAATG GTTTTCCTGGATTCATTTGGATGACATTGTTAATTTAATATATGAAGCACTGATAAATCCCTCCTATGAAG GAGTAATCAATGGAACTGCACCAAATCCTGTCCGATTCGCGGAATTGTGTGACCAACTAGGATATGCCTTGGGTCGCCCGTCGTGGCTGCCGGTACCAGACTTTGCACTCAAGGCTGTCCTTGGCGAAGGTGCTTCTGTG GTATTAGAAGGGCAGAGAGTGCTTCCTAATCAGGCTAAGAAATTGGGTTTCCCATTCAAATATTCTTACGTGAAAGATGCCCTTAAATCAATTCTTTCATGA
- the LOC107628836 gene encoding epimerase family protein SDR39U1 homolog, chloroplastic isoform X3 → MYTSINFYASDKHSVHVLTRSRSKAEAIFPVKDFPGIKIAEESEWKNSIQGSTGVVNLAGMPISTRWSSEIKTEIKQSRIRVTSKVVELINSAPEDIRPKVFVSATAVGYYGTSETQVFDEQSPSGNDYLAEVCREWESTALKVNGDVRVALIRIGVVLGKDGGALAKMIPLFKMFAGGPIGSGKQWFSWIHLDDIVNLIYEALINPSYEGVINGTAPNPVRFAELCDQLGYALGRPSWLPVPDFALKAVLGEGASVVLEGQRVLPNQAKKLGFPFKYSYVKDALKSILS, encoded by the exons ATGTATACAAGCATAAATTTTTATGCTAGTG ACAAGCATAGTGTTCATGTCTTGACACGCTCTAGATCTAAAGCTGAAGCAATTTTCCCGG TGAAAGACTTTCCAGGAATTAAGATTGCGGAGGAGTCGGAATGGAAGAATAGCATTCAGGGCTCAACAGGGGTGGTAAACTTGGCTGGAATGCCCATAAGTACCAGATGGTCTTCGGAG ATAAAAACAGAAATCAAGCAGAGCAGGATTAGAGTAACATCAAAA GTTGTAGAATTGATAAACAGTGCGCCAGAGGATATTCGACCTAAAGTTTTCGTTAGTGCAACAGCTGTTGGTTACTATG GCACCAGTGAGACACAAGTGTTTGATGAACAAAGTCCATCAGGAAATGATTACTTGGCCGAG GTATGTCGAGAATGGGAATCAACAGCCTTAAAAGTAAACGGGGATGTTAGAGTAGCTCTAATTCGCATTGGTGTTGTTCTTGGTAAAGATGGTGGAGCACTAG CTAAAATGATACCTCTCTTCAAGATGTTTGCTGGTGGACCTATAGGCTCTGGAAAACAATG GTTTTCCTGGATTCATTTGGATGACATTGTTAATTTAATATATGAAGCACTGATAAATCCCTCCTATGAAG GAGTAATCAATGGAACTGCACCAAATCCTGTCCGATTCGCGGAATTGTGTGACCAACTAGGATATGCCTTGGGTCGCCCGTCGTGGCTGCCGGTACCAGACTTTGCACTCAAGGCTGTCCTTGGCGAAGGTGCTTCTGTG GTATTAGAAGGGCAGAGAGTGCTTCCTAATCAGGCTAAGAAATTGGGTTTCCCATTCAAATATTCTTACGTGAAAGATGCCCTTAAATCAATTCTTTCATGA
- the LOC107628836 gene encoding epimerase family protein SDR39U1 homolog, chloroplastic isoform X2 translates to METLSWSHNVSSSLHLPLPHSVSNSPPFQSSPLFYQTCQVRRFRICCTSHQTSKRNQMIISVTGATGFIGRRLVQRLHADKHSVHVLTRSRSKAEAIFPVKDFPGIKIAEESEWKNSIQGSTGVVNLAGMPISTRWSSEIKTEIKQSRIRVTSKVVELINSAPEDIRPKVFVSATAVGYYGTSETQVFDEQSPSGNDYLAKMIPLFKMFAGGPIGSGKQWFSWIHLDDIVNLIYEALINPSYEGVINGTAPNPVRFAELCDQLGYALGRPSWLPVPDFALKAVLGEGASVVLEGQRVLPNQAKKLGFPFKYSYVKDALKSILS, encoded by the exons ATGGAGACTCTGAGTTGGTCTCACAATGTCTCTTCTTCTCTTCACCTACCCCTACCCCACTCCGTAAGTAATTCTCCACCTTTTCAATCTTCTCCATTGTTTTACCAGACCTGCCAGGTTAGGAGGTTCAGGATTTGCTGCACCTCTCATCAAACTTCCAAG AGGAATCAGATGATCATATCTGTAACTGGGGCAACAGGTTTTATAGGTAGAAGGTTGGTGCAAAGGCTTCACGCAG ACAAGCATAGTGTTCATGTCTTGACACGCTCTAGATCTAAAGCTGAAGCAATTTTCCCGG TGAAAGACTTTCCAGGAATTAAGATTGCGGAGGAGTCGGAATGGAAGAATAGCATTCAGGGCTCAACAGGGGTGGTAAACTTGGCTGGAATGCCCATAAGTACCAGATGGTCTTCGGAG ATAAAAACAGAAATCAAGCAGAGCAGGATTAGAGTAACATCAAAA GTTGTAGAATTGATAAACAGTGCGCCAGAGGATATTCGACCTAAAGTTTTCGTTAGTGCAACAGCTGTTGGTTACTATG GCACCAGTGAGACACAAGTGTTTGATGAACAAAGTCCATCAGGAAATGATTACTT AGCTAAAATGATACCTCTCTTCAAGATGTTTGCTGGTGGACCTATAGGCTCTGGAAAACAATG GTTTTCCTGGATTCATTTGGATGACATTGTTAATTTAATATATGAAGCACTGATAAATCCCTCCTATGAAG GAGTAATCAATGGAACTGCACCAAATCCTGTCCGATTCGCGGAATTGTGTGACCAACTAGGATATGCCTTGGGTCGCCCGTCGTGGCTGCCGGTACCAGACTTTGCACTCAAGGCTGTCCTTGGCGAAGGTGCTTCTGTG GTATTAGAAGGGCAGAGAGTGCTTCCTAATCAGGCTAAGAAATTGGGTTTCCCATTCAAATATTCTTACGTGAAAGATGCCCTTAAATCAATTCTTTCATGA